The proteins below come from a single Deltaproteobacteria bacterium genomic window:
- the truB gene encoding tRNA pseudouridine(55) synthase TruB produces the protein MDGILIVDKPAGCTSADVVRLVKRRLRVKVGHLGTLDPFATGVLPLCVGDGTKIAQFLNVADKVYVGCIRLGVATDSGDRTGRVTREVAVPAFTPPALDLIAQRLSGPQMQTPPMYSAIKQSGVPLYKLARAGKEVARDARPIVIHRLVLRRGGDAAIEFEVHCSKGTYVRVLAENIGAALGTAAHVESLRRTAFGTFTLAEAVSMEDIEAGRVESLIGLRAALRHLREIAIDAECARRARSGQEAALRDLPAAEAGEAATLIGPDGDLVAVVVATPQHRWHFERVFGVASSPATRA, from the coding sequence ATGGACGGAATCCTCATTGTCGACAAGCCAGCGGGGTGCACGTCGGCGGACGTCGTGCGTCTCGTCAAGCGCCGTCTGCGCGTCAAGGTCGGCCACCTCGGCACGCTCGATCCGTTCGCCACCGGAGTGTTGCCTCTGTGCGTGGGTGACGGCACGAAGATCGCGCAGTTCCTCAACGTCGCCGACAAGGTCTACGTCGGTTGCATTCGGTTGGGTGTCGCGACCGACTCCGGTGATCGAACCGGACGGGTGACTCGCGAGGTAGCAGTGCCGGCATTCACGCCGCCGGCTCTCGACCTCATCGCGCAGCGGCTCAGCGGCCCGCAGATGCAAACGCCGCCGATGTATTCCGCAATCAAGCAGAGCGGTGTGCCGCTTTACAAACTCGCGCGCGCCGGTAAGGAGGTCGCGCGTGACGCGCGGCCGATCGTCATCCACCGTCTGGTTCTGCGGCGCGGCGGCGATGCGGCGATTGAGTTCGAGGTACACTGCTCCAAAGGAACCTACGTGCGCGTGTTGGCCGAAAACATCGGTGCGGCGCTGGGGACGGCCGCGCATGTCGAGTCGTTGCGGCGCACCGCGTTCGGCACGTTCACGCTCGCCGAGGCAGTCAGCATGGAGGACATCGAAGCGGGGCGAGTCGAGTCATTGATCGGATTGCGCGCTGCGTTGCGTCACCTGCGCGAGATCGCGATCGACGCTGAGTGCGCCCGGCGGGCGCGCAGCGGACAGGAAGCCGCGCTGCGCGACCTGCCCGCCGCGGAAGCTGGCGAAGCGGCGACATTGATCGGGCCGGACGGAGACTTAGTGGCAGTGGTAGTGGCGACACCGCAGCACCGCTGGCACTTCGAGCGCGTCTTCGGCGTCGCGTCATCGCCCGCAACGCGTGCGTAG
- the rbfA gene encoding 30S ribosome-binding factor RbfA — translation MSGHRAERVSDALRAVIAELLAREIKDPRVGMVTLTAVEMTPDLKHARVFFSCLGDDAAHERTLAGLRSARGFIKAQATRQLGLRFAPDITFVFDPSLERAERLAVLLREDDQAHQVNDARVGEPPTDVDAPLAIKPRD, via the coding sequence ATGAGCGGACACAGAGCCGAACGAGTCAGCGACGCGCTGCGCGCGGTGATCGCGGAACTGTTGGCGCGCGAGATCAAGGATCCGCGCGTCGGGATGGTGACCCTCACCGCGGTGGAGATGACGCCCGACTTGAAACATGCGCGCGTATTCTTCAGTTGCCTCGGTGACGACGCGGCGCATGAGCGCACGCTCGCCGGGCTGCGCAGCGCTCGTGGCTTCATCAAGGCGCAAGCCACGCGTCAGCTGGGGCTGCGCTTTGCGCCGGACATCACCTTCGTGTTCGATCCATCGCTCGAGCGCGCGGAACGTTTGGCCGTGTTACTGCGCGAAGACGACCAGGCCCACCAGGTCAACGACGCGCGCGTAGGCGAACCTCCGACCGATGTCGACGCGCCGCTGGCAATCAAGCCGCGCGACTGA
- a CDS encoding PQQ-binding-like beta-propeller repeat protein, giving the protein MIRRGLVVVLCLTLVACSGGGGGTTQTTPISPWGKFRHDPLNSGDSSGNVGDAYKSITPTTESFPSYPPADATPLGAITSSPVIGVNHVVYVATEGGGVYALNPDLTLRWSLTSCAVSAPLLTPGPTPTPDTSMAIPFGPIQSSPALTSLRSGATFTEQNDKVLYFGDTTGHFFAVQDKDTYGVCLWAYPATAETDVAPILSSPTFLVDSNEEIITGIYFGTNDGRLYALNQDGSLKWTFTAGGAITSSPAVDSGGPLYFTAADGFLYAVALDGTLDFNAGPNQFHNLSGVFPASPLRGTAAIYVGTADGYVVGISSDASFQNVIQTSLVSIPNGEAVVASLALGSSGLPVPTATPPPTAPVTPTPGGPTPTPTLSTTIRNLVFALARDGSLYAIDESTGALATGISITSALAPTTSSPALSADGCLVFGDDAGHVSVRLPFSSLTPPPDATPTPIPDCFNTDFIHVANGPIRSSIAIDSNGAIYVGSDDGRIYRIGSASNNPS; this is encoded by the coding sequence ATGATTCGCCGCGGATTGGTCGTTGTCCTGTGTCTTACCCTCGTTGCCTGCAGCGGCGGGGGCGGCGGAACGACCCAAACCACCCCGATCTCACCGTGGGGCAAGTTTCGTCATGACCCGCTCAACAGCGGCGACTCCTCCGGCAACGTCGGCGACGCGTACAAGAGCATCACGCCGACGACCGAATCGTTCCCGTCCTACCCGCCGGCGGACGCAACTCCGCTCGGAGCTATCACTTCCTCGCCGGTCATCGGTGTCAATCACGTCGTCTACGTCGCCACCGAAGGCGGCGGAGTGTATGCGCTCAATCCCGATCTGACGCTGCGGTGGTCCCTCACCTCGTGCGCGGTCAGCGCACCTCTACTCACGCCGGGTCCCACGCCAACTCCAGATACGAGCATGGCCATTCCGTTCGGTCCGATCCAATCGTCGCCGGCCCTCACTTCGCTCCGTTCCGGCGCAACCTTCACCGAACAGAACGACAAGGTGCTCTACTTTGGCGATACGACCGGGCATTTCTTCGCGGTGCAAGACAAGGATACCTACGGGGTTTGCCTGTGGGCATATCCTGCGACCGCGGAGACCGACGTGGCGCCGATCCTGTCATCGCCAACGTTTCTCGTCGACTCGAACGAAGAGATCATCACCGGCATCTACTTCGGCACCAACGACGGGCGCCTCTATGCGCTCAATCAAGACGGCTCGCTGAAGTGGACTTTCACCGCGGGCGGCGCGATCACGTCCTCCCCTGCCGTCGACTCCGGCGGGCCGCTGTACTTCACCGCCGCCGATGGCTTTCTCTATGCCGTTGCCCTAGACGGCACGCTGGATTTCAACGCCGGCCCGAATCAGTTTCACAATTTATCCGGAGTGTTTCCCGCCTCGCCGTTGCGCGGCACTGCCGCCATCTACGTCGGCACTGCCGACGGCTATGTGGTCGGCATCAGTTCCGATGCCAGTTTTCAGAATGTCATCCAAACCTCACTGGTCAGCATTCCAAACGGCGAGGCGGTGGTCGCCTCGCTCGCGCTCGGCAGCAGCGGGTTGCCCGTTCCTACCGCGACGCCACCGCCGACCGCGCCGGTAACACCAACCCCCGGTGGTCCGACACCGACCCCGACCTTGAGCACCACGATCCGCAACCTTGTGTTTGCGCTCGCCCGTGATGGCTCACTCTACGCCATCGATGAAAGCACGGGCGCACTCGCCACGGGCATCAGCATCACGTCCGCTCTGGCCCCGACAACCTCGTCGCCAGCCCTATCCGCCGACGGCTGTTTGGTGTTCGGCGATGACGCGGGCCATGTCTCGGTGCGGCTGCCCTTCTCTTCCTTGACCCCGCCCCCAGACGCAACCCCGACGCCGATACCCGACTGTTTCAACACCGACTTCATTCACGTGGCCAACGGACCGATCCGTTCATCGATCGCCATCGACTCCAACGGCGCGATCTACGTCGGCTCCGACGATGGCCGCATCTATCGGATCGGCTCGGCGAGCAACAACCCATCATGA
- the infB gene encoding translation initiation factor IF-2 — MAAKRINTLAKEWSVGDRKFEAKDLLAQLERLGILGKKAQSSLTDDEVERLHNAVLIVEKPTVSVGEERTVTTDEGQTSVERRVSTRVIRRRAAPTSGMDDQAAEIAVEPLVSHAEEVETFSLPETQAEPMLPLEAEPSVLPPLSLTEAVAPVVTKAPVAAPPPPPRVISVPPVPPAPKPKAPSRTSGPMMESEAMRGPRVLGRIDLRKPEPPKPAARPERERPAGAPAAPAAFPPEEAREGGAADGRRKKKRRVISKPEVADQPGGRDTRFGKIPRKKRALPGKELKKTEITTPKASKRVVRISEIITVGELAKAMGVKAGEVIKKLMDAGMMATINQVLDADTATLIASDFEYNVENVAFNAESALEGDRDVAADDVPKQPRPPVVTIMGHVDHGKTSLLDRIRKTNVTAQEAGGITQHIGAYSVDVHGKHVTFLDTPGHEAFTQMRARGAKVTDLVILVVAADDGVMPQTVEALNHARAANVPIIVAINKIDKPEADLERIKRDLANHGLVPEDWGGDTITVPVSAKSGDGIQQLLEMLLLQAEILDFQAPTDTLARGTIVEAKLDRGRGPVATVLVQEGTLKVGDPFVCGGEYGRLRAMVDDKGRKILTAGPSTPVEILGLTGVPDAGNGFVVVQDEAMARQVAEHRRLKQREVDLVKTAKVSLEDLYEQIQQGEVKELRVIIKADVQGSVGALSEALSRLSSDEVRLNVLHASVGGITESDVLLASASNAVVIGFNVRPESKGADLAEREGVDMRLYTVIYNAVNDVRDAMEGLLEPTMREKTTGRAEVREIFNIPSAGAVAGVSIADGKFVRGGNVRLVRDHVVVYTGKVTSLRRFKEDVREVLSGYECGMTLENYQDVKAGDVIETFETEAVARRLTPLAGKAAGAERRV, encoded by the coding sequence ATGGCGGCGAAGCGCATCAACACGCTGGCGAAGGAATGGTCCGTCGGCGATCGCAAGTTCGAAGCGAAGGACCTCCTCGCCCAGCTCGAGCGCTTGGGGATTCTCGGGAAAAAAGCGCAGAGTTCACTGACCGACGACGAAGTCGAGCGTTTGCACAATGCAGTGCTTATCGTCGAGAAGCCGACCGTCTCCGTCGGCGAAGAACGCACCGTGACGACCGACGAAGGGCAAACCAGTGTCGAACGTCGCGTCAGCACGCGCGTCATTCGCCGGCGCGCCGCGCCGACCTCGGGGATGGATGATCAAGCCGCCGAGATCGCCGTCGAACCGTTGGTGTCGCACGCAGAAGAGGTGGAGACCTTCAGTCTGCCCGAGACCCAGGCGGAACCCATGTTGCCGTTGGAGGCCGAACCCAGCGTGTTGCCGCCGTTGAGTTTGACCGAGGCGGTGGCACCAGTGGTGACGAAGGCACCGGTTGCGGCGCCACCCCCGCCGCCGCGCGTGATCTCGGTTCCACCGGTTCCGCCCGCGCCCAAGCCCAAGGCACCGTCGCGCACCAGCGGGCCGATGATGGAGAGCGAGGCGATGCGGGGCCCGCGCGTGCTCGGCCGCATCGATCTGCGCAAGCCTGAACCGCCGAAGCCTGCCGCACGTCCGGAACGCGAACGGCCCGCCGGCGCGCCAGCTGCACCTGCGGCTTTTCCACCTGAGGAAGCGCGGGAGGGAGGCGCGGCAGACGGTCGCCGAAAGAAAAAGCGTCGCGTCATTTCAAAGCCAGAGGTTGCCGACCAGCCGGGTGGCCGCGATACGCGCTTCGGTAAGATTCCGCGCAAGAAGCGAGCGCTGCCCGGCAAGGAGCTGAAGAAGACGGAGATCACCACGCCCAAAGCCAGCAAACGCGTCGTGCGCATCTCCGAGATCATCACCGTCGGGGAGCTTGCCAAGGCGATGGGCGTGAAGGCGGGCGAGGTCATCAAGAAGTTGATGGACGCGGGCATGATGGCGACCATCAACCAAGTGCTCGACGCCGACACGGCAACGCTGATTGCGTCCGATTTCGAGTACAACGTTGAGAACGTGGCCTTCAACGCCGAAAGCGCACTCGAAGGTGATCGCGATGTCGCGGCTGACGACGTCCCGAAGCAACCGCGGCCCCCGGTGGTCACCATCATGGGCCACGTCGATCACGGCAAGACGTCGCTGCTCGACCGCATCCGCAAGACCAACGTCACCGCGCAGGAAGCCGGCGGGATCACGCAGCACATTGGCGCGTACAGCGTCGATGTGCACGGCAAACACGTCACCTTCCTCGACACTCCTGGTCACGAGGCGTTCACTCAAATGCGAGCCCGCGGCGCGAAGGTGACGGATCTCGTCATCTTGGTGGTGGCGGCCGACGACGGGGTGATGCCGCAGACGGTTGAAGCGCTTAACCACGCGCGCGCCGCCAACGTGCCGATCATCGTGGCGATCAACAAGATCGACAAACCGGAAGCCGACCTGGAACGGATCAAGCGCGATCTGGCCAATCATGGACTAGTGCCGGAAGACTGGGGCGGCGACACCATCACGGTCCCGGTGTCGGCGAAGAGCGGCGACGGCATTCAGCAACTCTTGGAGATGTTGCTCCTGCAAGCCGAGATCCTCGATTTCCAAGCGCCGACCGATACGCTAGCGCGCGGTACCATCGTCGAAGCGAAGTTGGATCGCGGGCGCGGACCGGTGGCCACAGTACTGGTGCAGGAGGGTACGCTCAAAGTCGGCGATCCGTTCGTGTGCGGCGGTGAGTACGGCCGACTGCGAGCGATGGTCGACGACAAGGGGCGCAAGATCTTGACTGCCGGGCCCTCGACCCCCGTCGAAATTCTCGGTCTCACCGGTGTGCCGGATGCCGGCAACGGTTTCGTGGTGGTGCAAGACGAAGCCATGGCGCGTCAAGTCGCCGAGCATCGGCGTCTGAAACAGCGCGAGGTCGATCTGGTCAAGACCGCCAAGGTATCGCTCGAAGATCTCTACGAGCAGATTCAGCAAGGCGAGGTCAAAGAGCTCCGCGTCATCATCAAGGCCGACGTGCAGGGCTCGGTTGGAGCGTTGTCCGAGGCGCTGTCGCGTCTGTCGAGCGACGAGGTGCGTCTCAACGTCCTGCACGCCTCGGTGGGCGGCATCACCGAGAGTGACGTGTTGCTGGCGTCGGCGTCGAACGCGGTGGTCATCGGATTCAACGTCCGGCCGGAGTCGAAGGGCGCCGATCTGGCCGAACGCGAGGGCGTCGATATGCGCCTCTACACCGTCATCTACAACGCCGTGAACGACGTGCGCGATGCGATGGAGGGTTTGCTCGAACCAACGATGCGCGAGAAGACGACAGGGCGCGCGGAAGTGCGCGAGATCTTCAACATCCCGAGCGCCGGAGCCGTCGCTGGGGTGTCGATCGCCGATGGCAAGTTCGTGCGCGGTGGCAACGTCCGCTTGGTGCGCGACCACGTCGTCGTCTACACCGGCAAGGTCACCAGCCTGCGTCGCTTCAAAGAAGACGTGCGCGAAGTCCTGTCCGGCTACGAGTGCGGCATGACGTTGGAGAACTACCAAGACGTCAAGGCGGGCGACGTGATCGAGACCTTCGAGACCGAAGCGGTGGCGCGCCGCCTGACTCCGCTGGCAGGCAAGGCCGCGGGCGCCGAGCGCCGCGTCTAG
- a CDS encoding ribosome maturation factor RimP: MDTSVAERVWALAEPLAQQEGLEIVDTEFRREGRGHVLRVYLDRAGGFEAAGAGVTLDELTGFSRQLGDVLEVHRAVLGAYTLETSSPGINRRLRVPAHFARYLGRRVRVRTSEPHEGRRMFVGVLREVRDDAILLGDLLGDSPGEEVIRFSEMAQANYEHDFGQEK; encoded by the coding sequence ATGGATACGTCTGTGGCCGAGCGTGTGTGGGCGCTGGCCGAGCCGCTGGCACAACAGGAGGGTTTGGAAATCGTCGACACCGAGTTTCGGCGCGAGGGGCGCGGGCATGTTCTGCGGGTTTATTTGGACCGCGCCGGCGGTTTCGAGGCCGCCGGGGCGGGAGTGACCCTCGACGAATTGACCGGGTTCAGCCGCCAACTTGGCGATGTGCTCGAAGTCCATCGGGCGGTGCTGGGTGCGTACACGCTAGAAACTTCGTCGCCGGGCATCAATCGGCGATTGCGCGTGCCGGCTCACTTCGCGCGCTACCTCGGACGCCGCGTGCGGGTGCGAACGAGCGAACCCCATGAAGGCCGGCGGATGTTTGTTGGGGTGCTGCGCGAGGTTCGCGACGACGCCATCCTTCTCGGGGACTTGCTCGGGGACTCGCCCGGCGAAGAGGTGATTCGCTTCTCAGAGATGGCGCAGGCGAACTACGAGCACGATTTTGGACAAGAGAAATAG
- a CDS encoding DUF503 domain-containing protein, translating to MVVGVLKLTLFLPENHSLKGKRGVIKRIKARVANEFNVSISECDAQDLWQRAVLGVAQVGSDAPYVEGALRQVVQFIERMQLAEVGPDEIEVLHC from the coding sequence GTGGTGGTCGGGGTTCTGAAACTCACACTCTTCCTGCCCGAGAATCACTCGCTCAAAGGCAAGCGCGGCGTGATCAAGCGAATCAAAGCGCGCGTGGCGAATGAATTCAACGTGTCGATTTCCGAGTGCGATGCCCAAGACTTGTGGCAACGCGCCGTGCTCGGTGTCGCGCAGGTGGGCAGCGACGCGCCCTACGTCGAAGGGGCGCTGCGGCAAGTGGTCCAATTCATCGAACGGATGCAGCTGGCCGAGGTCGGCCCGGACGAAATCGAAGTGCTTCATTGTTGA
- a CDS encoding YlxR family protein — protein MSKTLQLRTCIGCGARAGQAALVRIAADPQGTLTPVIRHASGRSAYLHRSAECWERFAGRKGPVRSLQRAVSRSERQTLVARLRAESEL, from the coding sequence GTGAGCAAAACTCTGCAGCTCCGCACCTGCATCGGCTGCGGCGCGCGGGCCGGGCAGGCCGCGTTGGTGCGCATCGCGGCAGACCCGCAGGGCACCTTGACGCCGGTGATCCGCCACGCATCGGGTCGCAGCGCGTATCTGCACCGCTCGGCGGAATGCTGGGAACGCTTCGCGGGCCGCAAGGGCCCGGTGCGCTCGCTCCAGCGCGCCGTTAGTCGCAGCGAGCGCCAGACGCTGGTGGCTCGCCTGCGAGCCGAATCGGAGCTATAG
- a CDS encoding class I SAM-dependent methyltransferase → MRSDRERWEARYRDRAARELEPPSLLLVRHQHCIPPGPVLDIAAGAGRNTLYLARAGHPVHAIDIALPALDQISTVARAQRLPVQFVQADLDDFPLPRNHYAAIINIRFLQRTLIPSLKAAVRPGGVVIFEAFLIDQRTIGHPTNPDFLLQHGELAERFADFEILSASEGRCEDEGDPVFLARLVARRWD, encoded by the coding sequence ATGCGATCCGATCGCGAGCGCTGGGAAGCGCGCTACCGCGACCGCGCAGCGCGCGAGTTGGAACCGCCGTCGCTGCTTCTGGTTCGGCACCAGCACTGCATTCCGCCCGGGCCGGTGCTCGACATCGCCGCCGGCGCCGGCCGTAACACGCTTTACCTCGCGCGCGCCGGTCATCCGGTTCACGCCATCGACATCGCGTTGCCGGCCCTTGACCAAATCTCCACGGTTGCGCGCGCGCAGCGGTTGCCCGTGCAGTTCGTGCAGGCCGATCTCGACGACTTCCCGCTGCCGCGCAACCACTACGCCGCGATCATCAATATCCGCTTTCTGCAGCGCACGCTGATCCCGTCACTCAAAGCCGCGGTGCGGCCGGGTGGCGTGGTGATCTTCGAAGCTTTTCTCATCGATCAGCGCACCATCGGTCATCCGACCAATCCTGATTTTCTGCTGCAGCACGGCGAACTCGCCGAGCGTTTCGCCGACTTCGAGATCCTCAGCGCCAGCGAAGGGCGCTGCGAAGACGAAGGCGATCCCGTGTTTCTCGCCCGCCTCGTGGCGCGCAGGTGGGATTGA
- a CDS encoding transcription elongation factor GreA, translated as MELPVIQRLKKDLAELVNELSTKIPKMLAEAAAHGDLSENAEYDAAKARQEFVRARIGQLNERIRELSLYNVSAIPEGVVAYGSKVTVEDDEGESQNFEIVFPEEVNAAAGQISLGSPLGRALLNRAEGDEIEVQTPRGKKTYQIVTLRTMHTRAQPE; from the coding sequence ATGGAACTTCCAGTTATTCAACGACTCAAGAAGGACCTGGCGGAGCTGGTCAACGAGCTCAGCACGAAGATCCCGAAGATGCTGGCCGAAGCCGCAGCGCACGGGGACCTCAGTGAGAATGCGGAGTACGATGCCGCCAAGGCGCGCCAGGAGTTCGTCCGCGCGCGCATCGGCCAGCTCAACGAGCGCATCCGCGAGTTGTCGCTGTACAACGTCAGCGCCATTCCCGAAGGTGTCGTGGCCTACGGCAGTAAGGTTACGGTCGAGGACGACGAGGGCGAGTCGCAGAATTTTGAGATCGTTTTTCCGGAAGAGGTGAACGCGGCGGCGGGCCAAATCTCCCTCGGGTCGCCGCTGGGCCGGGCGCTGCTCAATCGGGCCGAAGGGGATGAGATCGAGGTGCAAACTCCGCGCGGGAAGAAAACCTACCAGATCGTGACGCTGCGGACCATGCACACGCGCGCGCAGCCCGAGTAA
- the nusA gene encoding transcription termination/antitermination protein NusA yields the protein MQPELSRVIDQVSKEKSIDKSIVISAVENAMLSAAKKVLSADIRVEAKFNPDLGEVELFKILTVAEHVTNAEIEISLEDARANLDPEASVGDELLEKLDQRYGRIAAQAAKQHLIQRLRDAERDIIYNEFKDRKGELTHAGIVQRFEKKNIIVNLGRTDAILPEKEQIPRERYRQGDRIRAYILDVEMSSKGPQIILSRTHPGFLVKLFEQEVPEIYEGIVEVKGAAREPGGRAKIAVISNDPDVDPVGACVGMKGTRVQSVVQELRGEKIDIVHWTPDPAEYVCRGLAPAKVSKIVMDEDDHVMEVIVAEDQLSLAIGKKGQNVRLASRLSGWKLDVRSEAEAEDEARRARAAITSIPNLGDVAAELLYQYGFKSAEEVGASDEQTIADIDGIGPEKAPAVLKAVRAHVEELKRLAEIAAAEAVATAAANAAAAKAAAEAAPPAPPEGEAS from the coding sequence ATGCAACCAGAGCTTAGCCGGGTTATCGATCAAGTCAGCAAGGAAAAGAGCATCGACAAGTCGATCGTCATCAGTGCGGTCGAAAACGCGATGCTGTCGGCGGCCAAAAAAGTGCTGAGCGCTGATATCCGCGTCGAGGCCAAGTTCAACCCGGATCTTGGGGAGGTCGAGCTGTTCAAGATTCTCACCGTGGCTGAGCACGTCACCAATGCAGAGATCGAGATCTCGCTCGAAGACGCGCGCGCCAATCTCGATCCCGAGGCCAGCGTCGGCGACGAGTTGCTGGAGAAGCTGGATCAACGCTACGGACGGATCGCCGCGCAAGCCGCCAAGCAACACCTCATTCAGCGCCTTCGCGACGCGGAGCGCGACATCATCTACAACGAGTTCAAAGATCGTAAAGGCGAGCTGACGCACGCCGGGATCGTCCAGCGTTTCGAGAAGAAGAATATCATCGTCAACCTCGGCCGTACCGACGCCATTCTACCCGAGAAGGAACAGATTCCACGCGAGCGTTACCGTCAGGGCGATCGTATCCGGGCGTACATCCTCGACGTGGAGATGAGCAGCAAGGGGCCGCAGATCATTCTGTCGCGCACGCACCCGGGCTTTCTGGTCAAATTGTTCGAACAGGAAGTGCCGGAGATTTACGAAGGCATCGTCGAGGTGAAGGGCGCCGCCCGTGAGCCCGGCGGCCGCGCCAAGATCGCCGTGATCTCGAACGATCCGGACGTTGATCCGGTCGGCGCGTGCGTCGGCATGAAGGGCACGCGCGTGCAGTCGGTCGTGCAAGAGCTGCGCGGCGAGAAGATCGACATCGTGCACTGGACACCCGATCCGGCGGAGTACGTGTGCCGCGGGCTGGCCCCGGCGAAGGTGTCCAAGATCGTGATGGACGAAGACGATCATGTGATGGAAGTCATCGTGGCTGAGGATCAGCTTTCGCTCGCCATCGGAAAAAAGGGACAGAACGTCCGCCTAGCCTCCCGGCTGTCGGGTTGGAAGCTCGATGTCCGGAGTGAAGCGGAAGCCGAAGACGAAGCCCGCCGCGCGCGCGCGGCGATCACCAGCATTCCGAACCTGGGGGATGTCGCGGCCGAGTTGCTGTACCAGTACGGGTTCAAGTCGGCTGAGGAGGTCGGGGCGAGCGACGAACAGACGATCGCCGACATCGACGGCATCGGACCAGAAAAGGCGCCCGCGGTTCTCAAAGCGGTGCGGGCGCATGTTGAAGAGCTGAAGCGACTGGCGGAAATCGCCGCCGCCGAAGCCGTCGCCACCGCCGCCGCGAACGCCGCCGCGGCGAAGGCTGCCGCCGAAGCCGCCCCGCCGGCGCCCCCCGAAGGCGAGGCCTCGTGA
- a CDS encoding ComF family protein, whose product MAAVSFWSPALDLLYPPKCPGCGRGTNQARRFCAPCADDIQPPRSPLCAVCGDPFAGAGPDHLCNRCLTCRPTFGLARACATYAAADSHTGPLKRALQRYKYAPDASLAPTLGHLMAEHCVFDLTQYDVLIPVPLHLTRLRWRGFNQAHLLAHQLARHATLSIDPFALERVRATAPQVELDDTARRRNVARAFRVPDPARVGDRRVLLIDDVYTTGATADECSRTLRRAGAAHVDVLVLARAVLS is encoded by the coding sequence ATGGCGGCCGTGTCCTTCTGGTCGCCCGCGCTCGATCTGCTCTACCCGCCCAAGTGTCCCGGCTGCGGCCGCGGCACCAACCAGGCGCGACGCTTCTGCGCCCCGTGCGCGGATGATATCCAGCCGCCGCGCTCGCCGCTGTGTGCCGTGTGCGGCGATCCTTTCGCTGGCGCCGGCCCCGATCACCTCTGCAACCGCTGCCTGACGTGCCGCCCAACCTTCGGCTTGGCGCGCGCGTGCGCCACGTACGCGGCGGCCGATTCGCATACCGGACCGCTGAAGCGCGCCCTGCAGCGCTACAAGTATGCGCCCGACGCGAGCCTCGCGCCGACCCTCGGCCACCTCATGGCCGAGCACTGCGTCTTCGACCTCACGCAGTACGACGTGCTGATTCCTGTGCCGCTGCACCTGACGCGCTTGCGCTGGCGGGGTTTCAATCAGGCGCACTTGCTGGCCCATCAGCTTGCGCGGCACGCCACGTTGTCGATCGATCCGTTCGCCCTCGAGCGCGTGCGCGCAACGGCGCCGCAAGTGGAACTTGACGATACCGCCCGGCGACGCAACGTCGCCCGGGCCTTTCGTGTGCCTGATCCGGCACGCGTTGGCGACCGCCGCGTTCTGTTGATCGATGACGTCTACACCACCGGCGCCACCGCCGATGAGTGCAGTCGAACGCTGCGCCGCGCCGGCGCCGCACACGTCGATGTGCTGGTGCTCGCCCGCGCCGTGCTGAGCTGA